One stretch of Bordetella avium DNA includes these proteins:
- the purB gene encoding adenylosuccinate lyase, which produces MQIADQLTQLNALSPLDGRYASRGDALRGLLSEAGFMAHRVEVEVAWLVALSEAGLPELKAFSESGRARLAQLVRDFSETDAERIKEIERVTNHDVKAVEYWLKERVADDAELAQAAEFIHFACTSEDINNTSHALMLSRARDQVVLPRLREVFAKLNDLAQTNADQPLLSRTHGQPASPTTLGKEFANVAARLARAIAAIEAVEPLAKLNGATGNYNAHLSAYPEIDWPEFSRKVLAGLGLTQNRHTIQIEPHDWMSALFDAIARANIIVLDLDRDIWGYIALGYFKQRLKDGEVGSSTMPHKVNPIDFENSEGNLGLANAVLRHLSDKLPVSRWQRDLTDSTVLRNLGVALGYCLVAWDACLRGLNKLEVNVAAIDADIDACWEVLAEPVQTVMRRYGLPQPYEQLKALTRGKGITETALREFIAGLELPADAKQRLLDMTPRSYVGLAASLARAV; this is translated from the coding sequence ATGCAGATTGCCGACCAGCTTACCCAACTCAATGCCCTTTCGCCACTGGATGGGCGCTACGCATCGCGCGGCGATGCCTTGCGGGGTTTGCTGTCCGAGGCAGGCTTTATGGCGCATCGGGTCGAGGTTGAAGTGGCATGGCTGGTGGCCTTGTCAGAGGCAGGCCTGCCCGAACTGAAGGCTTTTTCCGAGAGCGGCCGGGCACGTCTGGCGCAGCTGGTGCGCGACTTTTCCGAGACGGATGCCGAGCGCATCAAGGAAATCGAGCGTGTGACCAACCATGATGTCAAGGCGGTTGAGTATTGGCTCAAAGAGCGTGTCGCGGATGATGCCGAGCTGGCCCAGGCGGCGGAGTTCATTCATTTCGCCTGCACCTCCGAAGACATCAACAACACTTCGCATGCATTGATGCTCAGCCGTGCCCGCGATCAGGTCGTGTTGCCGCGTCTGCGGGAAGTGTTTGCCAAGCTCAATGATCTGGCGCAGACCAACGCAGATCAGCCACTGTTGTCGCGCACGCATGGCCAGCCGGCCAGTCCCACTACGCTGGGTAAAGAATTCGCCAACGTGGCGGCCCGCCTGGCGCGGGCCATCGCCGCGATTGAAGCGGTGGAGCCGCTGGCCAAGCTTAACGGCGCTACCGGTAACTACAACGCACACTTGTCGGCCTATCCGGAAATCGATTGGCCCGAGTTCAGCCGCAAGGTGTTGGCCGGTCTGGGTTTGACCCAGAACCGCCACACCATCCAGATCGAGCCGCATGACTGGATGTCCGCGTTGTTTGACGCCATTGCGCGCGCCAATATCATCGTGCTGGATCTCGATCGTGATATTTGGGGTTACATCGCACTGGGCTACTTCAAGCAACGCCTGAAGGACGGCGAGGTGGGCTCTTCGACCATGCCGCACAAGGTCAACCCGATCGATTTCGAAAACTCTGAAGGCAACCTCGGCTTGGCCAACGCGGTATTGCGTCACCTTTCGGATAAATTGCCGGTGTCGCGCTGGCAGCGCGACCTGACCGACTCAACCGTGCTGCGCAATCTTGGCGTGGCTTTGGGCTATTGCCTGGTGGCTTGGGATGCCTGCCTGCGCGGTCTGAACAAGCTGGAAGTCAACGTGGCCGCTATCGACGCCGATATCGATGCCTGCTGGGAAGTGCTGGCCGAGCCGGTGCAAACGGTAATGCGCCGTTATGGCCTGCCGCAGCCTTACGAGCAACTCAAGGCGCTCACCCGGGGTAAGGGCATTACGGAAACCGCCTTGCGCGAGTTCATCGCTGGTCTTGAACTGCCGGCAGACGCCAAGCAGCGGCTGCTGGATATGACGCCGCGCTCCTATGTAGGGCTGGCGGCCAGCCTCGCACGGGCGGTATAG
- a CDS encoding diguanylate cyclase: MKLDIFVQRWKDTCAPYSPEIHALALDRINAYAPMLADSFYQGMLADESAAFFLSSQLVRDRLHASLQAWLRSAFGAAVNQDFENVVAFQQRVGEVHARINIPVHLVLQGTRRLTRSLRELVTRDSDVSSELSWPLSNYFSEVMLFAIELMSLAYAASHDRNSRAEEGYRLLSLSQNIGTEKERQRAALLDWENQLLFDLSTGQDSGKLPRLRKSEFGLWFTHKAAHAFEGAKEAEAARSQIETVDRLLSETPVTEGRMQLLHAVRDATKTLAYLMDALFERASHLESGRDTLTHLLNRKYLHVVMSKEVAYARKTSSPLAVLMVDVDHFKRVNDEHGHDAGDLVLQQVGGMIATYSRGGDYTFRLGGEEFLVVLVDATATQALNIAENLRQRIAEKPLTLPDGLHRRISVSIGVAAHDSHPDYQRLLKRADIALYAAKTRGRNTCVLAD; this comes from the coding sequence TTGAAACTCGATATCTTCGTGCAGCGCTGGAAGGATACCTGCGCACCCTACTCCCCTGAAATTCATGCGCTGGCCCTAGACCGCATCAACGCTTATGCCCCAATGTTGGCCGACAGTTTCTACCAGGGCATGCTGGCGGACGAGTCCGCCGCTTTTTTTCTCTCCAGCCAACTTGTGCGAGACAGGCTGCACGCCTCGCTACAGGCCTGGCTGCGGTCGGCCTTTGGCGCTGCGGTCAATCAGGACTTTGAAAACGTCGTCGCTTTTCAGCAACGTGTAGGCGAAGTCCACGCCCGCATCAACATTCCGGTGCATCTGGTGCTGCAAGGCACCCGCCGCCTCACGCGCAGCCTGCGCGAGCTGGTGACCCGCGACAGCGATGTCAGCAGCGAACTGAGCTGGCCGCTATCCAACTACTTCAGTGAAGTCATGCTGTTTGCGATCGAACTCATGTCACTGGCCTACGCTGCTTCACACGATCGCAACTCGCGCGCCGAAGAAGGCTACCGACTCCTGAGTTTGTCGCAGAATATCGGCACAGAAAAAGAACGCCAGCGCGCCGCCCTCCTCGACTGGGAAAATCAGTTGCTATTCGACTTGTCCACTGGCCAGGACAGCGGCAAATTGCCCCGCCTGCGCAAGTCCGAGTTCGGGCTATGGTTCACGCACAAGGCGGCTCATGCTTTCGAGGGCGCCAAAGAAGCCGAGGCAGCCCGTTCGCAAATCGAAACCGTGGACAGATTGCTCAGCGAAACGCCGGTGACTGAGGGCCGCATGCAGCTCTTGCACGCCGTGCGTGACGCAACCAAAACTCTCGCCTATCTGATGGACGCCTTGTTCGAACGAGCCAGCCATCTTGAATCCGGGCGCGATACGCTCACACATCTGCTCAACCGCAAATACTTGCATGTCGTGATGAGCAAAGAGGTCGCTTATGCACGCAAAACGAGTTCGCCATTAGCCGTGCTGATGGTCGATGTCGATCACTTCAAACGCGTCAATGATGAACACGGCCATGACGCCGGGGATCTCGTGCTGCAGCAGGTAGGCGGCATGATCGCCACTTACAGCCGGGGGGGAGACTACACCTTCCGTCTGGGCGGCGAGGAGTTTCTCGTGGTGCTGGTTGATGCCACCGCCACACAGGCGCTGAACATCGCGGAAAACTTGCGCCAACGTATTGCCGAAAAACCCTTGACCCTGCCGGATGGCCTGCACCGGCGGATAAGCGTGAGCATCGGGGTAGCTGCTCACGACAGCCATCCCGATTATCAACGGCTGCTCAAGCGCGCCGATATTGCGCTTTATGCCGCCAAGACGCGAGGCCGCAACACCTGCGTCCTGGCCGACTGA
- the speG gene encoding spermidine N1-acetyltransferase has product MTATASDIQLRPLERGDLHFVHAMNNNDAIMRYWFEEPYEAYDELIALYDRHIHDQYERRFIIEHAAGQMVGLVELVEINHIHRRAEFQIIIAPDFQGQGFAKAATRVAIGYAFRVLNLHKVYLLVDKDNLAAVHIYRSCGFSVEGELREEFFSNGRYRDAYRMSILQAEYLRDYGSIPDHASVLRNWSPGASA; this is encoded by the coding sequence ATGACAGCGACAGCCAGCGATATTCAATTGCGTCCGCTGGAGCGGGGTGATCTGCACTTCGTGCACGCGATGAATAACAACGATGCCATCATGCGTTATTGGTTCGAAGAGCCTTATGAGGCTTACGACGAGCTCATTGCGCTTTACGACCGGCATATTCATGATCAGTACGAGCGGCGCTTCATTATCGAGCATGCCGCGGGTCAGATGGTGGGCTTGGTCGAGTTGGTGGAAATCAATCATATCCACCGCCGCGCCGAATTTCAGATCATCATTGCACCTGATTTCCAGGGACAGGGTTTTGCCAAGGCGGCAACAAGGGTCGCCATCGGTTACGCCTTCCGCGTGCTCAACCTGCATAAGGTCTATTTGCTAGTCGATAAAGACAATCTGGCGGCTGTCCATATCTATCGTTCTTGCGGTTTTTCAGTTGAGGGCGAGCTGCGGGAGGAGTTTTTCTCCAATGGCCGTTACCGTGATGCCTACCGTATGAGTATTCTGCAGGCCGAGTATTTGCGCGACTATGGCAGCATTCCGGATCATGCCTCGGTGCTGCGCAATTGGTCGCCGGGAGCTTCAGCCTGA
- a CDS encoding GGDEF domain-containing protein, producing the protein MTSTINATQILTLGSPAIALVISGSFLCIWKFFDRRAYLVLLACAFLLYASASSMQILHWPNEERLNTVISAAIYLASIACMAEGLMRRYCLKGSYPLAIACLLTWLAVAYFCYAQPSVDAGSHSLNFGIGTILCMASWQIRRARRAGGLDSTIFWVFAFLSCSFFVRSLLTLALPQYFVPQAFGSLAFWFVLQLALVLTGLILALLLFAASLTDMIARLRDDRDVDGLTGLWNRRSFDERLERLIARVASEPHALLLIDIGHFKSINDRYGHAVGDKVLRIVSKLIQGCAGSQALTGRVGGEEFAIVVPAGLAEAHELARRLNRLLTETLVSDLDEGHVITLSTGLTMLQLGDTVSSWMRRADTLLYQAKRDGRNRIVQQAATA; encoded by the coding sequence TTGACTTCGACTATCAACGCGACTCAGATTCTCACACTGGGTAGCCCAGCTATCGCCCTGGTTATTTCTGGAAGCTTCCTTTGTATCTGGAAGTTTTTCGACCGACGCGCCTATCTGGTCTTGCTGGCCTGCGCCTTCCTGCTCTACGCGAGCGCTTCATCCATGCAAATTCTGCATTGGCCCAATGAGGAGCGCCTAAACACCGTTATCTCCGCCGCCATTTATCTTGCGAGCATCGCTTGCATGGCCGAAGGGCTGATGCGGCGTTATTGCCTGAAAGGCAGCTATCCGCTGGCAATCGCCTGCCTGCTGACCTGGCTGGCGGTCGCTTACTTTTGCTATGCCCAACCTAGCGTCGACGCAGGCAGCCATAGCTTGAACTTCGGCATCGGCACGATTCTATGCATGGCATCGTGGCAGATTCGCCGAGCGCGCCGCGCCGGCGGCCTAGACAGCACGATTTTCTGGGTATTTGCTTTTCTTTCGTGCAGCTTTTTTGTCCGCTCGCTGCTCACGCTAGCACTGCCCCAGTACTTTGTGCCTCAAGCATTCGGCAGTCTGGCTTTTTGGTTCGTACTGCAGCTTGCACTGGTGCTGACCGGGCTGATTCTGGCATTGCTGCTCTTTGCCGCAAGCCTCACAGACATGATTGCGCGCCTGCGCGACGATCGTGATGTAGACGGCCTAACCGGTTTATGGAATCGCCGCTCTTTTGACGAGCGCCTCGAAAGGCTGATCGCCCGGGTGGCGAGCGAGCCCCATGCCTTGCTGCTCATCGACATTGGCCACTTCAAGTCCATCAATGATCGTTATGGCCACGCCGTCGGCGACAAAGTGCTCAGAATTGTGAGCAAGCTGATTCAAGGTTGTGCGGGCAGCCAAGCGCTGACGGGGCGCGTGGGTGGCGAAGAATTCGCCATCGTCGTGCCAGCCGGACTCGCCGAAGCGCATGAGTTGGCCCGACGCCTGAATCGTTTGCTAACCGAAACACTCGTCTCTGATCTGGACGAGGGGCATGTCATCACCCTCAGCACCGGCCTGACTATGCTACAACTCGGCGACACCGTCTCTTCATGGATGCGACGTGCCGACACGTTGCTCTATCAAGCCAAACGCGACGGCCGCAATCGTATCGTGCAGCAGGCCGCCACGGCCTGA
- the mnmA gene encoding tRNA 2-thiouridine(34) synthase MnmA: MVQTLQKKGRVVVGMSGGVDSSVTAWLLKQQGYEVVGLFMKNWEDDDDSEYCSTRQDLLDAASVADLIGVEFEYVNFASEYKDRVFADFLREYSAGRTPNPDVLCNAEIKFKAFLDHAMSLGAEHIATGHYARVRAVDTARGQRFQLLKALDASKDQSYFLHRLNQAQLSRTLFPLGELHKTEVRRIAHEIGLHNAAKKDSTGICFIGERPFREFLNRYLPTAPGPILTPEGRRLGQHHGLAFYTLGQRKGLGIGGVKGQQREDGTADAWYSARKDLKNNALYVVQGHDHPWLLSDTLRAQDVNWVDGEAPAAGAYAAKTRYRQADAPCELRADEAGFDLSFAQAQWAVTPGQSAVLYDGDVCLGGGIII, translated from the coding sequence ATGGTTCAGACATTACAAAAGAAAGGCCGCGTCGTGGTCGGCATGTCGGGCGGTGTCGATTCGTCGGTCACCGCGTGGTTGCTCAAGCAGCAAGGTTATGAAGTCGTCGGCTTGTTCATGAAGAACTGGGAAGACGACGATGATTCGGAATATTGTTCGACCCGGCAGGATCTGCTGGATGCGGCCAGTGTCGCCGACCTGATCGGTGTGGAGTTCGAGTACGTTAATTTCGCGTCGGAATACAAAGACCGGGTATTTGCGGATTTTCTACGCGAGTATTCGGCTGGCCGCACACCCAATCCGGACGTGCTGTGCAATGCCGAAATCAAGTTCAAGGCCTTTCTTGACCACGCTATGTCGCTGGGGGCCGAGCACATCGCCACCGGTCATTACGCCCGGGTGCGCGCGGTCGATACGGCGCGCGGGCAGCGCTTCCAGTTGCTAAAGGCTCTCGACGCTTCCAAGGACCAGAGCTATTTCCTGCACCGTCTCAATCAGGCGCAGTTGTCGCGCACCCTGTTTCCCTTGGGCGAGTTGCACAAAACGGAAGTACGCCGCATCGCGCATGAGATCGGTCTGCATAACGCTGCTAAAAAGGACTCCACGGGTATTTGCTTTATTGGCGAACGTCCGTTCCGTGAGTTTCTCAACCGTTATCTGCCGACGGCGCCTGGCCCTATCCTGACGCCGGAAGGTAGACGCTTGGGTCAGCATCATGGTCTGGCTTTCTATACCTTGGGCCAGCGTAAGGGTTTGGGCATCGGTGGCGTTAAAGGCCAGCAGCGTGAGGACGGTACTGCCGACGCCTGGTATAGCGCCCGCAAGGATCTCAAGAACAACGCGCTCTACGTCGTTCAGGGGCATGATCATCCCTGGTTGCTATCGGATACCCTGCGTGCGCAGGATGTGAACTGGGTCGATGGCGAGGCGCCTGCGGCGGGCGCCTATGCGGCCAAGACCCGCTACCGTCAGGCTGATGCGCCCTGCGAGTTGCGGGCCGATGAAGCCGGTTTTGACCTGTCGTTCGCGCAGGCGCAATGGGCTGTCACGCCGGGCCAGTCGGCCGTGTTGTATGACGGCGATGTTTGCCTGGGAGGAGGCATCATTATCTGA
- a CDS encoding glutathione S-transferase has translation MKLIGSLTSPYVRKVRVVMAEKKLDYQLELENVWSPDTKIQQFNPLGKIPCLVMEDGGALFDSRVIVEYLDTLSPVARLIPQSGRERAAVKSWEAIADGVLDACLAIVKEKQRAEDRRSPEWIERQYGKIHAALRAMDGSLGDNVHCMGVNYTLADIAVGCALGYLDLRFADLNWRADHPNLTRLHDKLSLRASFAETKPAG, from the coding sequence ATGAAACTTATCGGTTCGCTCACCAGCCCCTACGTGCGCAAAGTCCGCGTCGTGATGGCCGAGAAAAAGCTGGACTACCAGCTTGAACTCGAAAATGTCTGGTCCCCCGATACGAAGATCCAGCAGTTCAACCCACTGGGCAAGATCCCCTGCCTGGTCATGGAGGATGGCGGAGCGTTGTTCGATTCGCGAGTCATCGTGGAATACCTGGATACGCTGTCGCCCGTTGCACGCCTCATTCCGCAATCAGGCCGCGAACGCGCCGCCGTGAAGTCCTGGGAAGCGATTGCCGACGGCGTGCTGGACGCCTGCCTGGCAATCGTCAAGGAAAAGCAGCGCGCGGAAGACCGCCGCAGCCCCGAATGGATTGAGCGCCAGTACGGAAAAATCCATGCAGCCCTGCGCGCGATGGACGGCAGCCTGGGAGACAACGTGCATTGCATGGGCGTGAACTACACCCTGGCCGACATTGCGGTAGGCTGCGCGCTAGGTTATCTGGATCTGCGTTTTGCCGATCTGAACTGGCGCGCCGATCACCCCAACCTGACGCGCCTGCACGACAAACTTTCTCTGCGCGCGTCCTTCGCCGAGACCAAGCCAGCCGGCTGA
- a CDS encoding c-type cytochrome, with protein sequence MKKLTVIIALACAAVAAPAAAQFVKPEDAIKYRQAALTVMASQFSRMQPVVRGQAPYDAAQIKANVDVLKTLAALPWQAFGPGTEGGDAKPEIWTNAADFKAKEQRLIDSVDKLAVAADSGDLAKVRAAFGDVGASCKACHDAYRKK encoded by the coding sequence ATGAAGAAGTTGACCGTCATCATTGCCCTGGCCTGTGCGGCCGTGGCCGCGCCAGCCGCCGCTCAGTTTGTCAAGCCCGAAGACGCGATCAAGTATCGCCAGGCCGCTCTGACGGTGATGGCTTCGCAGTTTAGCCGCATGCAGCCGGTGGTGCGTGGTCAGGCCCCGTATGACGCCGCCCAGATCAAGGCTAACGTCGATGTGCTCAAGACGCTGGCAGCTTTGCCGTGGCAGGCCTTCGGGCCGGGTACTGAAGGCGGCGACGCAAAGCCTGAAATCTGGACCAATGCGGCGGACTTCAAGGCAAAGGAACAGCGTCTGATTGATAGCGTCGACAAACTCGCTGTTGCTGCAGATAGCGGTGACCTCGCCAAAGTGCGCGCCGCATTTGGTGATGTGGGTGCAAGCTGCAAGGCCTGTCACGACGCCTACCGTAAGAAATAA
- a CDS encoding cytochrome b/b6 domain-containing protein: MPRTLRIWDLPTRLFHWALVACVTGAFITVKLGGLYMDWHVRFGLVTVGLIAFRLLWGFAGPRYARFSQFLRGPATIIAYLRGRLRTVGHNPLGALSVMAMLLSIGFQAASGLFVSDDILIQGPLNSYVSEGVANTLTRLHKANEWIMIILVALHLLALLWYGLVKRQPLVRAMITGDAPACELPGDAAPARDDLTLRLRALVLALCCAALVLWLDSLETLPSF, encoded by the coding sequence ATGCCCCGCACCCTACGCATCTGGGATCTGCCCACCCGACTCTTTCACTGGGCGCTGGTAGCCTGCGTAACGGGCGCTTTCATCACCGTAAAGCTGGGCGGTCTTTACATGGATTGGCATGTGCGCTTCGGGCTGGTCACGGTCGGCCTGATCGCCTTTCGCTTGCTGTGGGGCTTTGCAGGCCCCCGCTACGCCCGCTTTTCTCAATTCCTGCGTGGTCCGGCCACGATCATCGCCTACCTGCGCGGGCGCTTGCGTACGGTCGGCCATAACCCATTAGGCGCCCTGTCAGTCATGGCCATGCTGCTGTCCATAGGCTTTCAGGCAGCAAGCGGCCTGTTCGTCAGCGATGACATCCTGATCCAGGGACCGCTCAACAGCTACGTCAGCGAAGGGGTAGCCAACACGCTCACCCGTCTGCACAAAGCCAATGAATGGATCATGATCATCTTGGTGGCCTTGCATTTGCTTGCCCTGCTCTGGTATGGCCTGGTCAAGCGCCAGCCCCTGGTACGCGCCATGATCACCGGCGACGCGCCTGCCTGCGAATTGCCCGGCGACGCCGCCCCGGCTCGCGACGACCTCACTCTGCGCCTGCGCGCCCTGGTCCTGGCGCTCTGCTGCGCCGCGCTGGTGCTCTGGCTCGACAGCCTGGAAACCCTCCCCAGCTTTTGA
- a CDS encoding isochorismatase family protein translates to MLLPLPVHVATFDVDAQKGFTPMCPEELPVPHGDEIVAELNAQAGYAAWRVGSKDAHSPHALWRATPDKPTLTPLDAPNADLHWNMHCVPGTQGFELLDGLPRPVDYDFFVWKGVEPDMHPYGACYHDLAERRTTGVIEFLQSRNIVAVIVGGLALDYCVKTTALQLRRAGLDVIVNLAACRAIAPGSARAALDLFASAGVRTVEHAQALQQV, encoded by the coding sequence ATGCTGCTGCCGCTGCCCGTCCACGTGGCCACTTTCGATGTCGATGCCCAAAAGGGCTTTACACCGATGTGTCCAGAAGAACTACCCGTTCCTCACGGTGATGAGATCGTTGCCGAGCTTAATGCTCAGGCAGGGTACGCAGCTTGGCGTGTGGGCTCCAAAGACGCGCACAGCCCTCATGCGCTTTGGCGTGCGACCCCGGATAAACCGACGCTGACGCCGCTGGATGCGCCGAATGCCGATCTGCATTGGAATATGCATTGCGTGCCAGGCACACAGGGTTTTGAACTGCTCGACGGTCTGCCGCGTCCGGTTGACTATGATTTTTTCGTCTGGAAAGGGGTGGAGCCGGATATGCATCCCTATGGGGCTTGCTATCACGACCTCGCTGAGCGTCGTACGACCGGCGTTATCGAATTTCTGCAATCCAGAAATATCGTTGCCGTTATCGTGGGCGGCCTCGCGCTCGATTACTGCGTCAAGACTACCGCATTGCAATTACGGCGTGCGGGGTTGGACGTGATCGTCAATCTTGCCGCTTGTCGGGCTATCGCGCCTGGTAGTGCGCGTGCTGCGCTTGATCTGTTTGCCAGCGCCGGCGTGCGCACGGTAGAGCATGCCCAAGCGTTGCAGCAAGTTTGA
- a CDS encoding AI-2E family transporter, with translation MQQRLQHSRSFIALLIAVSIAFIWLLWPFYGAVFWGTILAVVFAPLHRRLARRLAPRGNLAAFISLLVVLLVAIIPLILITGSLIQEGAGLYQRMRSGSVDFGLYFQQVMNAMPPMVHSLLARFDLTELGSVQAKLSNGAMQLSQFMATQLLNVGQDTAQFLVSFGVMLYLLFFLLRDGPILSSRLLLALPLEEEYKRHLFRKFTTVVRATVKGNIAVAAIQGALGGVIFWVLGIQGALLWGVVMAFLSLLPAVGAGLIWLPVAIYFLVTGAIWQGVVLILFGMLVIGMVDNVLRPVLVGKDTKLPDYVILISTLGGMALFGLNGFVIGPLIAALFVACWDLFSQPAAGLQAADEPEEAPRCETCSEPRDSETM, from the coding sequence ATGCAACAGCGCCTTCAGCACAGCAGGTCTTTTATCGCGTTACTGATTGCTGTTTCTATCGCGTTCATCTGGTTGCTGTGGCCGTTTTATGGCGCGGTGTTCTGGGGGACTATTCTTGCAGTTGTCTTTGCGCCGCTGCACCGCAGGCTGGCGCGACGCCTGGCGCCGCGCGGTAATCTGGCGGCCTTTATTTCGCTGCTCGTCGTGTTGCTGGTGGCGATCATCCCGTTGATCCTGATTACCGGTTCTCTCATCCAGGAGGGGGCGGGTCTTTATCAGCGCATGCGTTCTGGATCTGTGGATTTCGGTTTATATTTTCAGCAGGTGATGAATGCTATGCCGCCGATGGTGCATAGCCTGCTGGCCCGTTTCGATCTCACCGAGCTGGGCAGTGTTCAGGCTAAATTGTCTAACGGCGCCATGCAGTTGAGCCAGTTTATGGCCACGCAGCTACTCAACGTCGGGCAAGACACCGCGCAGTTCCTCGTGAGCTTCGGCGTCATGCTGTATTTGCTGTTTTTTCTGTTGCGAGACGGGCCCATCTTGTCGAGCCGGCTGCTGCTCGCCTTGCCGCTCGAGGAAGAGTACAAGCGGCATCTGTTTCGCAAGTTCACGACGGTCGTGCGCGCCACGGTAAAGGGCAATATTGCAGTTGCCGCGATTCAGGGTGCGCTGGGCGGGGTTATTTTCTGGGTATTGGGCATTCAGGGGGCCTTGCTTTGGGGCGTCGTCATGGCTTTTCTGTCCTTGCTGCCGGCTGTTGGCGCGGGGCTGATCTGGCTTCCTGTTGCCATTTACTTCCTGGTAACGGGCGCAATCTGGCAGGGCGTGGTGCTTATTCTGTTCGGCATGCTGGTCATTGGCATGGTCGATAATGTCTTGCGGCCGGTTCTTGTCGGAAAAGACACCAAGCTGCCCGATTATGTGATTTTGATCTCCACCCTCGGCGGAATGGCGTTATTCGGCCTGAACGGTTTTGTAATCGGCCCCTTGATCGCGGCCCTGTTCGTGGCTTGCTGGGATCTGTTTTCCCAGCCCGCTGCGGGTTTGCAGGCGGCCGACGAACCCGAGGAAGCCCCGAGGTGCGAGACTTGCAGCGAGCCACGCGACAGCGAGACAATGTAG
- a CDS encoding sulfite exporter TauE/SafE family protein, translating into MDITLMICLLGLGGLVGFAAGLLGIGGGMLLVPFLTMLFTWQGMPGDLVVHVAIATSMTSILFTSLSSMHAHQKKGTINWKIVMTMAPGIIVGGLLSGGAVFAAISTAWLSLFFAVFVAYSGWNMLRSKKPKPSRQMPGVAGTSAVGAVIGFASGLVGAGGGFLSVPFMVWCNVALHSAVATSAALGFPIALANSIGYVFSGLAENVDQPGMLGFIYWPGLLALICTSVLTAPMGARMAYRLPVATLKKVFAGLLFLLAAYMLSKTWQAFLA; encoded by the coding sequence ATGGACATAACGTTGATGATCTGCCTGCTCGGGCTGGGCGGCTTGGTCGGTTTTGCTGCAGGTTTGTTGGGCATAGGCGGGGGCATGTTGTTGGTCCCCTTTCTTACCATGCTGTTTACCTGGCAGGGCATGCCGGGCGACCTCGTTGTGCATGTGGCGATTGCCACCTCCATGACCTCGATTCTCTTTACCTCTCTTTCCAGTATGCATGCCCACCAAAAGAAGGGAACGATCAACTGGAAGATCGTCATGACGATGGCGCCAGGCATTATCGTCGGCGGTCTGCTGTCGGGGGGCGCGGTCTTCGCGGCGATCAGTACAGCTTGGTTGTCACTGTTCTTCGCGGTTTTCGTGGCTTATTCTGGCTGGAACATGCTGCGCAGCAAAAAGCCCAAACCCAGCCGCCAGATGCCTGGCGTCGCCGGCACGAGCGCTGTGGGCGCTGTGATTGGCTTTGCTTCCGGTCTGGTGGGGGCAGGCGGCGGTTTTCTGTCCGTGCCTTTCATGGTCTGGTGCAATGTCGCCTTGCACAGCGCTGTCGCCACGTCGGCTGCCCTCGGTTTTCCCATCGCGCTGGCCAACAGCATAGGCTATGTGTTTTCGGGCTTGGCCGAAAACGTGGATCAGCCGGGAATGCTGGGCTTTATTTATTGGCCGGGGCTGCTGGCTCTGATCTGCACCAGTGTTCTGACTGCTCCGATGGGCGCCCGCATGGCATACCGATTGCCGGTCGCCACGCTGAAAAAAGTGTTCGCCGGCCTGTTGTTTCTGCTGGCCGCCTATATGCTGTCCAAGACTTGGCAGGCCTTCTTGGCCTGA